The proteins below are encoded in one region of Flavobacterium nackdongense:
- a CDS encoding glycoside hydrolase family 43 protein gives MKKTCTYLFCLIVAVTFGQNSSPETYKNPVLSGFYPDPSICRVGDDYYMVNSSFEWFPGMPIHHSKDLVNWELIGYGITRPEQVPLPKGLKDSRGIYAVTIRHHDGVFYLITTCVNCEGNFYVTATNPAGPWSNPVWLNSNGIDPSLFWDEDGKCYYTGHGNISGVNDWPDKNGAWIQELDTKQGKLIGPKKQLTHGYAKNARWTEGPHLYKKDGKYLLLVAEGGTGFHHSVTLHHSDSVWGPYIPYHSNPVMSHRQLGQDFPVHSVGHADLIQTQNNEWWSVMLGKRKKENFSLLARETFLTPVKFENEEGYPIPVFNPGVGHLLMEQKRPNLPWTPFKKVAARDEFDSKDLALEWNFLRTPYTKWYAIEKGALKMNLRPEIMDSLVNPSLIVRRIQHHKFEASTHLEFEAKNAKEQAGIAVYRNSTNHIQLVKEKNDLVLFATKKGKRQEMARVPFKGKEVFLKIEGDNIRSTFSYGTSESNYKTIGGIQDLSIVSDEVAGGFSGPYVGMYATSNGEKTKSIASFDWFEYKNVDKENE, from the coding sequence ATGAAAAAGACGTGTACTTATTTATTTTGCTTGATTGTAGCAGTTACTTTTGGTCAAAACAGTAGTCCAGAAACTTATAAAAACCCTGTGCTTAGCGGGTTTTATCCCGATCCCTCAATATGCAGGGTAGGAGATGATTATTATATGGTCAATTCAAGTTTTGAATGGTTTCCAGGTATGCCAATTCACCACAGCAAGGATTTGGTGAATTGGGAGTTAATTGGCTATGGAATTACAAGACCAGAACAGGTTCCGTTACCCAAAGGCTTAAAGGATTCAAGGGGAATTTATGCTGTTACTATTCGCCATCATGATGGAGTGTTTTATTTGATTACCACTTGTGTCAATTGCGAGGGGAATTTTTATGTTACTGCTACAAATCCTGCAGGACCTTGGTCAAATCCAGTTTGGTTGAATTCAAACGGTATTGATCCCTCTCTTTTTTGGGACGAGGACGGAAAATGCTATTACACAGGTCATGGCAATATTTCAGGTGTAAATGATTGGCCAGATAAAAATGGGGCTTGGATCCAAGAGTTAGACACAAAACAAGGGAAATTAATTGGCCCCAAAAAACAATTAACACACGGTTACGCTAAAAATGCGCGTTGGACTGAAGGACCACATCTTTATAAAAAAGATGGTAAATATTTGTTATTAGTAGCTGAAGGAGGTACGGGATTTCATCATTCAGTAACCCTACATCACAGTGATTCTGTTTGGGGACCTTATATTCCGTATCACTCTAATCCTGTAATGTCTCACCGACAATTAGGACAAGATTTCCCGGTTCATTCTGTTGGACATGCTGATTTAATACAAACACAAAATAATGAATGGTGGTCGGTGATGTTAGGAAAAAGAAAGAAAGAAAACTTTTCGTTATTGGCAAGAGAAACTTTTTTGACACCTGTAAAATTTGAAAATGAAGAAGGTTATCCTATTCCGGTTTTCAATCCTGGAGTTGGCCATTTATTAATGGAACAAAAAAGACCTAATTTACCTTGGACTCCATTCAAAAAAGTGGCTGCTAGAGATGAGTTTGACTCCAAAGATTTAGCTTTAGAATGGAATTTTTTGAGAACTCCGTACACAAAATGGTATGCTATCGAAAAAGGTGCTTTAAAGATGAATTTGAGACCTGAAATAATGGATAGTTTGGTCAATCCTTCTTTGATTGTCCGCCGAATCCAACATCACAAATTTGAAGCTTCGACACATCTTGAATTTGAAGCTAAAAATGCAAAAGAGCAAGCAGGAATAGCTGTGTATCGCAATAGCACCAACCATATTCAGCTAGTAAAGGAGAAAAATGATTTGGTCTTGTTTGCAACTAAAAAAGGAAAAAGGCAAGAAATGGCTAGAGTACCTTTCAAAGGGAAAGAAGTATTTCTAAAAATCGAGGGAGATAATATTCGTTCCACTTTTAGTTACGGAACATCTGAAAGCAACTATAAAACAATTGGGGGTATTCAGGATTTAAGTATTGTTTCGGATGAGGTTGCTGGAGGTTTTAGCGGTCCTTATGTAGGGATGTATGCCACAAGTAATGGAGAAAAGACAAAGAGTATTGCTAGTTTTGATTGGTTTGAATATAAAAATGTAGACAAAGAAAATGAATAA
- a CDS encoding sugar phosphate isomerase/epimerase family protein, which yields MKQGVIIGFLGKTQDRFSEYQQPATTREKLEIVSKIDGFDGVEMVYPYENSTPEETMALMKEFDLNFAAINVNIKKEAEWVAGALTRPDKGIRDRAVAMIKKAKDFAKAVGAPHVTCCPLSDGYDLLFQVNYRDSWKYIIETVGEAADYLPEVPLFIEPKYSETRVHCQLDSTAKALLLLKEVGNPNTGITLDFGHSLQSAENPAQSLITIYESGFDAYIHTNDNDTKYDWDLIGASRHFLHYVELMFWAQQCKYDKYFTTDASPRIFNILDFFNRHSEVTIGAYNLAKTLNHQRVLEMMKNEDFNGLMKFVNKNIYRI from the coding sequence ATGAAACAAGGAGTAATAATAGGATTTCTGGGTAAAACTCAAGATCGATTTTCAGAATACCAACAGCCCGCAACCACAAGAGAAAAATTGGAAATAGTTTCAAAAATTGATGGTTTTGATGGGGTAGAGATGGTTTATCCATATGAAAATTCTACACCAGAAGAAACAATGGCATTGATGAAAGAATTCGATTTGAATTTTGCAGCAATCAATGTCAATATCAAGAAAGAAGCAGAGTGGGTAGCGGGTGCCTTAACTCGACCAGACAAAGGTATACGTGATCGTGCTGTAGCGATGATTAAAAAGGCAAAAGATTTCGCTAAAGCAGTAGGTGCGCCACACGTGACCTGCTGTCCTTTATCTGATGGTTATGATCTTTTATTTCAGGTGAACTATAGAGATTCGTGGAAATATATCATCGAAACTGTTGGCGAAGCTGCCGATTATCTTCCAGAAGTTCCCTTATTTATCGAGCCAAAATATTCCGAAACACGTGTGCATTGTCAATTGGATTCAACTGCAAAAGCATTACTGTTATTGAAAGAAGTGGGTAATCCAAACACAGGAATTACTCTCGATTTTGGACACTCTTTGCAAAGTGCAGAAAATCCAGCGCAATCCTTAATCACAATTTACGAAAGTGGATTTGATGCCTATATTCATACTAATGACAATGATACCAAATACGATTGGGATTTGATTGGTGCCAGCCGTCATTTTCTACATTATGTAGAGTTAATGTTTTGGGCACAACAATGCAAGTACGATAAGTATTTTACAACCGATGCCTCACCTAGAATTTTCAATATCCTCGATTTCTTTAATCGTCATTCCGAAGTGACTATTGGTGCTTATAATTTGGCCAAAACCTTAAATCATCAGCGGGTTTTAGAAATGATGAAGAACGAGGATTTCAATGGTTTGATGAAGTTTGTAAATAAAAATATATATCGTATTTGA
- a CDS encoding sugar phosphate isomerase/epimerase family protein: MNLALNTLVYEVGNKGPEESLRSAAKFGFKYIEYAGIRKGNPLTMTAAQKQEVIRIAKGEGLINTQMLLVATKNTASSNRKLFDDTFEYMKACAEFQRDLGGRQLLVCWGGGLYELGTSPEKSWGLMCENVGRFAEYCQKENMLVGIELDPHVYFICNNTYKLAKAIEDINLPNLYPNVDVGHLVITREEPEQLEKLKSRLLHVHLSETESFDHTNSILGTGAVDFKAYVDKLLELGIEENCRKYGEPCVAGIEMGSEASGGFVENPDLWVKESLLYLGKILPELTLK; this comes from the coding sequence ATGAATTTAGCATTAAATACACTCGTTTATGAGGTAGGAAACAAAGGACCCGAAGAATCATTACGAAGCGCTGCAAAATTTGGGTTCAAATACATCGAATATGCAGGAATCCGTAAAGGAAATCCTTTAACAATGACTGCAGCACAAAAACAAGAAGTAATTCGAATTGCAAAAGGAGAAGGATTAATCAATACACAAATGTTATTGGTTGCTACTAAAAACACAGCGAGTTCCAACCGCAAGTTATTCGACGATACTTTCGAATATATGAAAGCCTGTGCTGAATTTCAACGTGACCTAGGTGGCCGACAATTATTGGTTTGTTGGGGTGGTGGATTGTACGAATTAGGAACATCGCCAGAAAAATCATGGGGATTGATGTGTGAGAATGTGGGTCGTTTTGCTGAATATTGTCAAAAAGAGAATATGTTAGTAGGGATTGAGCTAGATCCTCACGTTTATTTTATTTGTAATAACACCTATAAATTGGCCAAAGCAATTGAAGACATCAATTTGCCAAATCTTTACCCTAATGTTGATGTTGGTCATTTAGTGATTACAAGAGAAGAACCAGAACAACTTGAAAAACTAAAAAGTCGTTTGTTACACGTTCATTTAAGTGAAACCGAATCGTTTGATCATACTAACAGTATTTTAGGAACGGGTGCAGTCGATTTTAAAGCGTATGTTGACAAATTGTTAGAATTAGGAATCGAAGAAAACTGCCGTAAATACGGTGAACCATGTGTTGCTGGCATTGAAATGGGTAGCGAAGCTAGTGGAGGATTTGTCGAAAATCCGGATCTGTGGGTAAAAGAGAGCTTGTTGTATTTAGGCAAAATTTTACCTGAGTTGACTTTGAAATAA
- a CDS encoding sulfatase family protein: MKNTFLVLLLIMTGSFVKAFGQIAKSEKKPNVIVIFTDDQGYQDLGCYGAPKIKTPNLDKMAKEGIRFTNFYVTNSVCSASRASLLTGRYSFHNGVGGVFLPDAKGMESSEITIAEVVKSAGYKTACFGKWHLGDFKENLPTSQGFDTYYGIPYSNDMNIGAKQEFANNVVFTEGYTLEKAKQDQQLVKNSSREKLKELGIKELCPLFENDKIIEYPANQSSLTERYFAKAIDFIDQANGNPFFMYITPAIPHVPLFASEKFKGTSERGLYGDVVEEIDYYVGNLIQHLKSKGLEKNTLIIFASDNGPWLGYKDLAGSALPFRDGKFTNYEGGVRVPCIMYWPGKIKSGQLSNTIVSTLDFLPTIAHYTGAKLPNVLLDGMNISNLIEAKGSLNRNYMFYTKGTEIYGIRKGDWKYLPHGGSRNADEKATPELFNLKEDIAETKNVYDKYPNIVKELTDEMDKHKL; the protein is encoded by the coding sequence ATGAAAAATACATTTTTAGTTCTTTTGTTGATAATGACCGGGTCTTTTGTAAAAGCCTTTGGACAAATTGCCAAAAGTGAAAAGAAACCCAATGTCATTGTAATTTTTACCGATGATCAAGGGTACCAAGACCTAGGTTGTTATGGTGCTCCAAAAATTAAGACGCCTAATCTTGATAAAATGGCAAAGGAAGGAATTCGTTTTACTAATTTTTATGTGACAAATTCTGTTTGTAGCGCCTCCAGAGCTTCCTTGTTGACTGGAAGATATTCTTTTCATAATGGAGTTGGAGGTGTGTTTTTGCCGGATGCTAAAGGTATGGAGAGTTCAGAAATCACCATTGCAGAGGTCGTAAAGTCCGCAGGCTATAAAACGGCTTGTTTTGGCAAATGGCATTTGGGTGATTTTAAAGAAAATTTGCCTACAAGTCAAGGATTTGACACTTATTACGGCATTCCTTATAGTAATGATATGAATATTGGGGCGAAGCAAGAATTCGCCAATAATGTAGTTTTTACTGAAGGTTATACTTTAGAGAAAGCAAAACAAGATCAACAATTAGTTAAAAATAGTAGTCGGGAAAAACTGAAAGAACTTGGCATAAAAGAGCTATGTCCTCTATTTGAAAACGATAAAATTATTGAGTACCCAGCCAATCAATCCAGCCTTACGGAACGTTATTTTGCCAAAGCAATTGATTTTATAGATCAAGCCAACGGGAACCCATTTTTTATGTACATTACTCCTGCAATTCCTCATGTGCCTTTATTTGCATCCGAAAAATTCAAAGGGACTAGCGAGCGAGGGTTGTATGGTGATGTTGTTGAAGAAATAGATTATTATGTTGGGAATTTAATACAACATTTAAAATCAAAAGGATTAGAAAAAAACACCTTAATCATTTTTGCCTCAGACAATGGTCCTTGGTTAGGATACAAAGATTTGGCAGGAAGCGCTTTACCATTCCGAGATGGTAAGTTTACCAATTATGAAGGTGGTGTAAGAGTTCCTTGTATTATGTATTGGCCTGGTAAAATTAAATCTGGTCAACTGAGTAATACTATTGTTTCCACTTTAGATTTTTTACCCACTATTGCCCATTATACAGGAGCAAAACTTCCTAATGTTCTATTAGATGGAATGAATATTTCTAATCTTATAGAAGCTAAAGGGAGCTTAAACAGGAATTATATGTTTTATACAAAAGGTACTGAAATATATGGCATTCGAAAGGGAGACTGGAAATATTTGCCACATGGAGGAAGTCGAAATGCTGATGAAAAAGCTACTCCAGAGCTTTTCAATTTAAAGGAAGACATAGCCGAAACAAAGAATGTTTATGATAAATATCCAAATATAGTTAAAGAATTAACAGACGAAATGGATAAACATAAATTGTAG
- a CDS encoding TolB-like translocation protein, whose amino-acid sequence MKASIKVLTSIFLLLSFVTGSAQNTILAKSPLDTMPSFVKKITTFGERCDWSLDGKKIIFLEKMYGDVFEVEVATGILTPLTHHFFHEGFVRALYLSNGDILLSGSKTFDAANPGKSRSPEQAELWVLKRDLSGPPTPLGVFCKEGPAVSREQLKIAWTVDDIYMSDIVYDNGIPKLKQIDTLVRSKDLPKEIANWRLETQNFRPPYDDELIFNAHFPAIEYEAEVMGINLKTKKIINYSQRPDRYDEPEGIFPDGKHILVESTRHHPKRDKGRTTWDYIDIYKLALDGSAKMERITYFNEGLVYKATNPVVSDDGRFMAFQYSVIGETTGVGHGIVIWDFVKENEMKNAKK is encoded by the coding sequence GTGAAAGCATCGATAAAAGTTTTAACATCTATTTTTCTGCTATTAAGCTTTGTAACTGGCAGTGCTCAGAATACAATACTTGCTAAATCACCTTTGGATACGATGCCCTCATTTGTGAAGAAAATTACAACTTTTGGCGAACGATGTGATTGGTCTTTAGATGGAAAAAAAATCATTTTTTTAGAGAAAATGTATGGTGACGTGTTTGAAGTTGAAGTTGCCACGGGCATACTCACCCCGTTGACACATCACTTTTTTCACGAAGGATTTGTTCGCGCTTTGTATTTATCGAATGGAGATATATTGTTGTCGGGTTCTAAAACTTTCGATGCTGCAAATCCAGGCAAAAGCCGTAGTCCTGAACAGGCAGAATTATGGGTGTTAAAACGTGATTTGTCTGGACCGCCAACTCCATTGGGGGTGTTTTGCAAAGAAGGACCAGCAGTATCTAGAGAACAATTGAAAATTGCTTGGACTGTCGATGATATTTATATGTCGGATATTGTGTATGACAATGGGATCCCTAAGCTGAAACAAATAGATACTTTGGTGCGTTCTAAGGACTTACCAAAAGAGATTGCAAATTGGCGCTTAGAAACCCAGAATTTCAGACCACCTTATGACGATGAATTGATTTTTAATGCTCATTTCCCAGCTATTGAATATGAAGCCGAAGTGATGGGGATTAATTTGAAAACAAAGAAGATTATCAATTACTCGCAACGACCCGATCGCTACGATGAACCAGAAGGTATTTTTCCCGATGGAAAACATATTTTGGTTGAAAGTACCCGTCATCACCCGAAAAGGGACAAGGGTCGAACCACTTGGGATTATATTGATATTTACAAATTAGCATTGGATGGTTCTGCAAAAATGGAACGAATTACTTATTTCAATGAAGGCCTTGTTTACAAAGCAACTAATCCTGTTGTAAGTGACGATGGTAGGTTTATGGCCTTTCAATATTCGGTCATTGGCGAAACAACTGGAGTAGGACATGGCATTGTTATTTGGGATTTTGTAAAGGAAAATGAAATGAAAAATGCTAAGAAATAA
- a CDS encoding dihydroxyacetone kinase subunit DhaK → MQKFINDPSKVVDEMLSAYLLAHADLVSETENERVIKYINAPIEGKVGIVTGGGSGHKPAFIGYVGRNIVDAVACGELFSSPPAQMFYDAAKAADGGKGIAILYGNYAGDNMNVAMAIEELEDEGILVKKVVANDDVPSAPKGEEARRRGVAGEILMWKVGGAKAAMGANLDEVISAAQKAINNTRSMGVGLSPCTIPEVGHPNFLIPDGKMEIGIGHHGEPGIEVVDLETAAQVAQRMCDIIIPDLPFESGDEVVVLISGLGSTPAMELYILYNDVQRILKEKGINIYISYVGNYFTSLEMGGATLTLMKLDEELKACMDYECDSVGMRQFQRI, encoded by the coding sequence ATGCAAAAATTTATTAATGATCCGTCCAAAGTAGTAGACGAGATGCTTAGTGCCTACCTTTTGGCTCATGCGGATTTGGTTTCAGAAACTGAAAATGAACGTGTAATTAAATACATAAATGCGCCTATCGAGGGTAAAGTAGGCATTGTGACCGGAGGAGGTTCAGGACATAAGCCGGCATTTATTGGTTATGTGGGACGTAATATCGTCGATGCTGTGGCCTGTGGGGAGTTATTTTCTTCGCCTCCAGCCCAAATGTTTTATGATGCCGCCAAAGCTGCCGATGGAGGAAAAGGAATTGCTATTCTTTACGGAAACTATGCTGGAGATAATATGAACGTAGCTATGGCTATCGAAGAGTTGGAAGATGAAGGTATTCTAGTAAAAAAAGTGGTTGCCAACGATGACGTTCCTTCTGCTCCAAAAGGGGAAGAAGCGCGCCGACGTGGTGTTGCTGGTGAAATTCTGATGTGGAAAGTGGGTGGTGCTAAGGCTGCTATGGGAGCAAATCTTGACGAAGTGATTAGCGCGGCTCAAAAAGCCATCAATAATACCCGAAGTATGGGTGTTGGTTTGAGTCCTTGTACTATTCCCGAAGTGGGTCATCCTAATTTCCTAATTCCTGATGGAAAAATGGAAATTGGAATAGGACACCACGGTGAACCAGGGATTGAAGTAGTAGATCTAGAAACTGCAGCTCAGGTGGCTCAGAGAATGTGTGATATTATCATTCCTGATCTTCCGTTTGAATCTGGTGATGAGGTTGTTGTCTTAATATCAGGACTGGGTTCAACACCTGCAATGGAACTCTATATTTTGTACAATGATGTACAACGCATATTAAAAGAAAAAGGGATCAATATTTACATTAGTTATGTAGGTAATTATTTTACCTCGCTCGAAATGGGAGGTGCTACACTTACCCTGATGAAACTTGATGAGGAACTAAAAGCCTGTATGGATTATGAATGTGATTCAGTTGGCATGCGACAATTTCAAAGAATATAA
- the dhaL gene encoding dihydroxyacetone kinase subunit DhaL has translation MQTFTNKEGAVIIDQLIIAIQENKQYLSDIDGLIGDGDHGINMNKGFTICREELDKNPGDMAYGLKVLAKILMMKIGGSMGPLYGKFFKAMGIALEGKEVIGIEEMGEALKDAVDAIASISPAKVGDKTLIDTLIPAVMAYVNAHAEGKSFSEAFEAMKCAAIEGRDSTKDMVAKLGRASRLGERSRGVLDAGATSCCLILEVLGNQAQILLENKFVKI, from the coding sequence ATGCAAACATTTACGAACAAAGAGGGGGCAGTGATCATAGATCAACTGATTATAGCTATTCAAGAGAACAAACAATATTTGAGTGATATTGATGGATTAATTGGTGATGGTGACCACGGTATCAATATGAACAAAGGGTTTACGATCTGCCGTGAAGAATTAGACAAGAATCCCGGCGATATGGCCTACGGATTGAAAGTATTGGCTAAGATTTTAATGATGAAAATCGGAGGTTCGATGGGACCACTGTATGGCAAATTTTTCAAAGCCATGGGAATAGCTCTGGAAGGCAAAGAAGTAATCGGGATTGAGGAGATGGGAGAAGCCTTGAAAGACGCAGTTGACGCTATTGCTTCAATTTCACCTGCAAAAGTGGGAGACAAAACACTTATCGATACTTTAATTCCTGCTGTTATGGCTTATGTCAATGCACATGCGGAAGGTAAATCATTTTCAGAAGCTTTCGAAGCAATGAAATGTGCCGCTATAGAAGGTCGTGATTCTACCAAAGATATGGTGGCAAAATTAGGTCGTGCGAGCCGATTAGGCGAACGCTCAAGAGGCGTACTTGATGCTGGAGCAACTTCGTGTTGCTTGATTCTAGAAGTTTTGGGAAATCAAGCGCAAATTTTATTAGAAAATAAGTTTGTTAAAATATAA
- a CDS encoding family 16 glycoside hydrolase has protein sequence MNKIIFFVLCFLFEALFFCSAQTADLKDFRWTTVDTKGDVIARHESSMVEYKGKFYLIGGRGMNSINVFDPKANTWKENAKPPLEMHHFQAVVYKDAIYVIAMTGKYPKEVPLENIWLYYPEKDQWEKGPEIPENRRRGGSGAVIYEDKLYLVCGIDYGHTSGTNNNFDSYNLITGQWEILTKAPHIRDHFSTIVVADKLYCIGGRNTSFHYPENFGAFFEQTMPFVDVYNFKEKQWHTMKEELPYPTAAGGLVYFQDKILYFGGEGALKQAYNTTQCLDLVTYKWSQLAPLNIGRHSGGAVVYNGKIYTAAGSPTKGGANLNSMETFSVNTNWISLFNGENLDGWEVKKSEKDKEKSFWSVDNGAILFNSLSSSEHNHFWLQNKVEYDDFELRLKFKTSRENKGNSGVQIRSRFDENAKVDINGITIEGWMDGPQVDINPNDPWKTGWIYNETREYKHWINPVSKDWKIAVTDVEPKKVINYFEDEGLGWNDLTIICKGMRIITIVNNVIISDYDGTGILNDKAHKSHCVGEKGFIALQGHMNSQNKIWYKDIEIRELKK, from the coding sequence ATGAATAAAATAATATTTTTTGTATTGTGTTTCCTTTTCGAAGCTTTGTTTTTTTGTAGTGCGCAAACTGCAGATTTAAAAGATTTTAGGTGGACAACAGTCGATACCAAAGGCGATGTAATAGCTCGACACGAAAGTTCTATGGTTGAATATAAAGGCAAGTTCTATTTAATTGGAGGTAGAGGGATGAATTCCATAAATGTTTTTGATCCAAAAGCAAATACTTGGAAAGAAAATGCAAAGCCACCATTGGAAATGCATCATTTTCAGGCAGTAGTTTATAAAGATGCTATTTATGTTATAGCTATGACTGGGAAATATCCAAAAGAAGTACCTTTAGAGAATATTTGGCTGTATTATCCAGAAAAAGACCAATGGGAAAAAGGTCCAGAAATCCCCGAAAACAGAAGAAGGGGTGGTTCGGGAGCAGTGATTTATGAAGATAAATTGTATCTTGTTTGTGGTATTGATTATGGTCATACCAGTGGAACCAATAATAATTTTGATAGTTATAATTTAATTACCGGACAGTGGGAAATACTTACGAAAGCACCTCATATTCGTGATCATTTTTCCACAATTGTAGTTGCAGATAAATTGTATTGCATAGGAGGTAGGAATACTAGTTTCCATTACCCTGAAAACTTTGGGGCTTTCTTTGAGCAGACCATGCCTTTTGTCGATGTTTATAATTTTAAAGAGAAGCAATGGCATACAATGAAAGAAGAATTACCTTATCCTACCGCTGCAGGGGGATTGGTTTATTTTCAGGATAAGATTCTCTATTTTGGTGGTGAAGGCGCATTAAAACAGGCTTATAATACCACTCAATGTCTTGATTTAGTTACTTATAAATGGTCGCAATTAGCCCCATTAAATATAGGCAGACACAGTGGAGGTGCAGTAGTATATAATGGTAAAATATACACTGCTGCTGGAAGCCCTACCAAAGGGGGCGCAAACTTAAATTCGATGGAAACTTTTTCTGTAAATACCAATTGGATTTCACTTTTTAATGGTGAAAATTTAGACGGTTGGGAGGTTAAAAAATCAGAGAAAGATAAAGAAAAGTCATTTTGGTCGGTTGATAATGGAGCCATTTTATTTAACTCTTTGTCGAGTAGCGAACACAATCATTTTTGGTTGCAAAATAAAGTCGAATACGATGATTTTGAATTGCGTTTAAAATTTAAAACTTCAAGAGAAAATAAAGGAAATAGCGGTGTTCAAATTCGTAGCCGTTTTGATGAAAATGCAAAAGTTGATATTAATGGAATTACGATTGAGGGTTGGATGGATGGGCCACAAGTGGATATCAACCCTAATGATCCTTGGAAAACGGGCTGGATATACAATGAAACCCGAGAATACAAGCATTGGATCAATCCAGTTTCAAAAGATTGGAAAATAGCAGTAACAGATGTTGAACCCAAAAAAGTAATTAATTATTTTGAAGACGAGGGGCTTGGATGGAATGATTTAACGATTATTTGTAAAGGAATGAGAATTATTACCATTGTAAATAATGTCATTATTTCAGATTATGACGGTACAGGCATATTGAACGATAAAGCACACAAAAGCCACTGTGTTGGTGAAAAAGGATTTATTGCTTTACAAGGGCATATGAATTCACAAAACAAAATATGGTATAAGGATATTGAAATACGAGAATTAAAAAAATAA
- a CDS encoding RpiB/LacA/LacB family sugar-phosphate isomerase translates to MKICIDCDDAAVNLKKVLFDHLKSKGIDIVDLDYSASKKGAMYPEIGYHLAKKIQDGTYDRGISICGTGLGMAMIANKVEGVYAGVCHDVFSAERLRKSNDAQVITMGERVIGPELAKTIIDAWLISDFQGGGSTPKVDQMRELENKSFHSEI, encoded by the coding sequence ATGAAAATATGTATCGACTGCGATGATGCAGCAGTAAATTTAAAAAAAGTGCTTTTTGATCATCTCAAAAGCAAAGGTATTGACATTGTCGATTTGGATTATAGTGCCTCAAAAAAGGGTGCGATGTATCCTGAAATAGGATATCATCTTGCCAAAAAAATTCAAGATGGAACATATGACAGAGGGATTAGTATTTGTGGTACAGGTTTAGGCATGGCGATGATTGCCAATAAAGTTGAAGGTGTTTATGCTGGTGTTTGTCATGATGTCTTTTCGGCAGAACGTCTCCGAAAAAGCAACGATGCTCAAGTCATTACTATGGGTGAGCGAGTGATTGGTCCAGAACTGGCCAAAACCATTATCGATGCTTGGCTCATTTCAGACTTTCAAGGAGGAGGTTCAACCCCAAAAGTGGATCAGATGAGAGAACTTGAAAACAAATCTTTTCATTCTGAAATTTAA